The following are encoded in a window of Oncorhynchus keta strain PuntledgeMale-10-30-2019 chromosome 10, Oket_V2, whole genome shotgun sequence genomic DNA:
- the rbbp9 gene encoding serine hydrolase RBBP9 produces the protein MPLTKAIIVPGNGAGDVERSNWYGWAKKQINKIPDMTCLLSNMPDPVTARESIWLPFIQEELQCDEETVIIGHSSGAAAAMRYAETHNVFGLILVGAYTSDLGDENERESGYFSRPWEWEQMRRNVGHIVQFGSTDDPFLPWEEQQAVAEGLGAVLHKYTDRGHFQNTQFPELIDAVRKLRAAA, from the exons ATGCCACTGACGAAAGCGATAATTGTCCCAGGAAATGGAGCTGGAGATGTAGAGCGGTCCAATTGGTATGGATGGGCCAAAAAACAGATAAATAAG ATTCCAGATATGACCTGCTTGTTGAGCAACATGCCTGACCCAG TGACAGCCAGAGAGAGCATATGGTTGCCATTCATACAGGAGGAGCTCCAATGTGATGAGGAGACTGTCATCATTGGCCACAGCTCTGGGGCAGCTGCAGCCATGAG GTATGCAGAAACACACAACGTGTTTGGCCTCATTCTAGTGGGTGCCTATACTTCCGACCTGGgagatgagaatgagagagagagtg GATATTTTAGCCGGCCATGGGAGTGGGAGCAAATGAGAAGAAACGTTGGGCACATCGTTCAGTTTGGCTCCACGGATGACCCCTTCCTGCCTTGGGAGGAGCAGCAAGCTGTGGCCGAGGGCCTGGGCGCGGTGCTGCACAAGTACACAGACCGAGGACACTTCCAGAACACACAATTCCCTGAGCTCATTGACGCAGTGCGAAAGCTGAGGGCAGCTGCTTAA
- the LOC118389087 gene encoding zinc finger protein 883-like — translation MSSLSYFPPANEEDVYWTETDALVKKEKEEEAVTVKTFFEEFTMKEEEDAFRVKEEEENEEDAVVGVKEEGEMTVSLKEEEGDKEETGNLNTRERPDSRSESGKSPSEEPEAEKPKSARPHQCSHCGNSFPCLVDLKRHKSIHTGEKLYHCSQCGKSFSTSQSLQLHQRVHTGAKPYHCSDCGMNFALSGNLKRHQLAHTGKKSYRCDQCGKSFTTLNSLINHQRIHTGEKPYHCSICGKSFNQPSNLKSHQRRHSGQKLHHCSDCGMNFTTSGELKNHQRKHTGDKPYSCSDCGKSFARLDGLMVHQRIHRAEKPFICDQCGKTFTQSAHQVIHKRIHTGEKPYHCSDCGMSFTNSSHLAAHQRIHTGEKPYGCDECGKRFVHSGSLAKHKQTHTGERPFHCSECGKCFVRLAHLKLHQRTHTGERPYHCSDCGMSFTQASNLNRHQQTHTGEKPYYCSDCGMCFTFLKTLTIHQRTHTGEKPYHCSDCGKHFTQSGTLVKHKRIHTGEKPYHCLDCGMSCTSSKDLIVHQRIHTGEKPYGCDHCGKRFTQSGTLVKHKRTHTGEKPYHCSDCGKGFAQSQQLKSHQRTHTGEKPYCCDQCGKRFTQSRSLAEHKRKCNTCG, via the exons ATGAGCTCACTGAGCTACTTCCCCCCTGCTAACGAAGAGGATGTCtactggacagagacagacgcTCTCGTGAaaaaggagaaggaagaggaggctgtcacagtaaaaacattttttgaagAATTTACaatgaaagaagaggaagacgctttcagagtgaaagaggaggaagagaatgaagaggatgCAGTGGTTGGCGTGAAAGAGGAGGGTGAGATGACTGTCTCATTGAAAGAAGAGGAGGGTGACAAAGAGGAGACTGGAAATCTTAACACCA gagagagaccagactctCGCTCTGAGAGTGGGAAGAGTCCTTCAGAGGAACCAGAAGCAGAGAAGCCCAAATCAGCTAGACCACATCAATGCTCCCACTGTGGAAATAGTTTTCCTTGTTTAGTGGACCTGAAAAGGCATAAGagtatacacacaggagaaaagctttaccactgctctcagtgtggaaagagCTTTTCAACTTCACAGTCATTACAATTGCACCAGAGAGTACACACAGGTGCAAAaccttaccactgctctgactgtgggatgAACTTTGCGCTGTCAGGTAATTTGAAAAGACACCAACTGGCACACACAGGAAAGAAGTCTTACAgatgtgatcaatgtgggaagagttttactacatTAAACTCCCTGATAAACCACCAACgaatacacactggagagaaaccttaccactgctccatatgtgggaagagttttaatCAGCCAAGCAACCTGAAATCACATCAGCGGAGACACTCAGGGCAGAAGCTTCACCACTGCTCAGATTGCGGAATGAATTTTACTACTTCTGGGGAATTAAAAAATCACCAGCGAAAACACACAGGAGATAAACCTTacagctgctctgactgtgggaagagttttgctaGATTAGATGGATTGATGgtacaccagagaatacacagagCAGAGAAACCTTTTATCTGTGATCAATGTGGAAAGACATTCACTCAGTCAGCACATCAGGTTATACacaagagaatacacacaggggagaagccttaccactgctcagACTGCGGGATGAGCTTTACTAACTCAAGCCACTTGGCAGCACATCAGAgaatacatacaggagagaagccttatggCTGTGATGAATGTGGGAAGAGATTTGTTCATTCAGGATCCCTGGCTAAACACAAGCAAACCCACACTGGAGAGAGGCCTTTCCATTGCTCTGAATGTGGGAAGTGTTTTGTTAGGTTGGCGCATTTAAAATTGCACCAAAGAACACACACCGGAGAGAGgccttaccactgctctgactgtggTATGAGTTTTACTCAGGCAAGCAACCTTAACAGGCAccagcaaacacacacaggagagaagccttactactgctctgactgtgggatgTGCTTTACTTTCTTAAAAACCCTGAccatacaccagagaacacacacgggAGAGAAGCCATATCACTGTtctgactgtgggaagcattTCACTCAGTCAGGAACCCTGGTAAAACATAAGCGAATACACACTGGAGAAAAGCCTTACCACTGTTTAGACTGTGGGATGAGCTGTACTTCTTCTAAAGATTTAATAGTTCACCAACGAATACACACCGGAGAGAAGCCTTATGGTTGTGATCATTGTGGGAAGAGATTCACTCAGTCAGGAACCCTGGTTAAGcacaagagaacacacacaggggagaagccttaccactgctctgactgcGGGAAGGGATTTGCTCAATCTCAGCAGCTGAAATCACATCAGCGAACGCACACTGGAGAAAAGCCTTATTgttgtgatcaatgtgggaagagattcacCCAATCAAGAAGCCTGGCTGAACACAAGAGAAAATGCAACACTTGTGGGTAA
- the zgc:194981 gene encoding uncharacterized protein zgc:194981 — MTALCTILAALTVISCVLGDKSGQYAYGSGVTEAADFAIDFHNRMNKYAFAYKVVDILSATPQIYPPARVKHTMTVKVGETVCKNEANVNLADCRLQNSPNLKTMICHFVVLDVPHSAFPTPSYLLMDQCN, encoded by the exons ATGACTGCTTTGTGCACAATTCTTGCGGCACTCACCGTGATCTCTTGTGTGTTGGGGGACAAGTCCGGACAGTACGCCTACGGCTCTGGTGTCACAGAGGCAGCCGACTTTGCCATTGACTTTCATAATCGCATGAACAAATATGCTTTTGCGTACAAGGTCGTCGACATTCTATCTGCCACACCACAG ATTTACCCTCCTGCTCGGGTGAAGCACACCATGACTGTCAAAGTGGGAGAGACTGTGTGTAAGAACGAAGCCAATGTAAACTTGGCTGATTGCAGACTGCAGAACTCTCCGAATCTCAAG ACTATGATCTGCCATTTTGTTGTGCTTGATGTCCCACATTCTGCCTTTCCGACTCCAAGCTACCTTCTGATGGACCAGTGTAATTGA